From Salvia splendens isolate huo1 chromosome 16, SspV2, whole genome shotgun sequence, a single genomic window includes:
- the LOC121772534 gene encoding probable auxin efflux carrier component 8 isoform X3, with protein MITLTDVYHVIASIIPLYVAMIAALLSIKWWKLFTPDQCSGINKFVANFSIPLLSFKVISSNNPYKMNLKLVSADFLQKFLALIILAAIAKIRSRGSLSWVITGLSLSTLPNTLILGLPLIEAMYGKEASTLLAQIVVLQSLIWYNLLLVLFEINATEESINATSSSEVTGAVESPQRAEAMNVDEKDEGIKDLRKRNIKIIISTVGKKLIRNPNTYATFVGIIWACIHFRWEVKLPKIIENSVTLLSDGGLGMAMFSLGLFMASQPRVIACGTRKAVLAMAMKFLVGPLLMSVPSLALGLRGTLLKVAIVQAALPQGIVPFVFAKEYNLHPAILSTGVIFGLLIAVPIGLAYYFLLDL; from the exons aTGATCACCCTGACTGATGTCTACCATGTTATTGCATCAATAATCCCCCTCTATGTCGCTATGATTGCAGCGTTGCTGTCGATAAAATGGTGGAAACTATTTACACCAGATCAGTGTTCCGGCATCAACAAATTTGTTGCAAATTTTTCAATCCCCCTTTTATCTTTCAAGGTAATCTCATCAAACAATCCTTATAAGATGAACCTGAAACTGGTATCTGCTGATTTCCTTCAAAAGTTTCTTGCTCTCATCATACTGGCTGCAATAGCCAAAATAAGATCCAGAGGGAGCCTGAGTTGGGTGATAACGGGTCTCTCCTTGTCGACATTGCCTAATACATTGATATTAGGACTCCCACTGATAGAGGCTATGTATGGGAAAGAAGCATCAACCCTCCTGGCCCAGATAGTTGTATTACAAAGCCTTATTTGGTACAACCTTCTGTTAGTTCTTTTTGAGATTAATGCTACAGAGGAATCCATCAATGCAACATCATCTTCAGAAGTAACAG GAGCAGTGGAGAGCCCGCAAAGAGCAGAAGCAATGAATGTAGACGAGAAAGATGAAGGAATCAAAGATCTGAGGAAAAGaaacataaaaattattatCTCAACAGTAGGAAAGAAGCTCATCAGAAATCCCAATACATATGCCACCTTTGTTGGCATTATATGGGCATGCATACATTTCAG GTGGGAAGTAAAATTGcctaaaataattgaaaattcaGTTACACTATTGTCAGATGGAGGACTTGGAATGGCTATGTTCAGCTTAG GCCTATTCATGGCTTCACAACCCAGAGTGATTGCCTGTGGTACCAGAAAAGCAGTATTAGCCATGGCGATGAAGTTTCTAGTAGGCCCATTGCTCATGTCCGTGCCCTCATTAGCACTTGGATTAAGAGGAACATTACTTAAAGTTGCAATTGTGCAG GCCGCTCTCCCTCAGGGGATAGTTCCGTTTGTGTTTGCAAAGGAGTATAATCTACATCCAGCTATACTAAGCACCGG GGTTATATTTGGCTTGCTCATCGCTGTTCCAATTGGATTAGCATACTACTTCCTGCTGGATTTATAA
- the LOC121772534 gene encoding probable auxin efflux carrier component 8 isoform X1 — protein MMELESYICRETCAYCAYEISLEEDSLKRALLSIKWWKLFTPDQCSGINKFVANFSIPLLSFKVISSNNPYKMNLKLVSADFLQKFLALIILAAIAKIRSRGSLSWVITGLSLSTLPNTLILGLPLIEAMYGKEASTLLAQIVVLQSLIWYNLLLVLFEINATEESINATSSSEVTGAVESPQRAEAMNVDEKDEGIKDLRKRNIKIIISTVGKKLIRNPNTYATFVGIIWACIHFRWEVKLPKIIENSVTLLSDGGLGMAMFSLGLFMASQPRVIACGTRKAVLAMAMKFLVGPLLMSVPSLALGLRGTLLKVAIVQAALPQGIVPFVFAKEYNLHPAILSTGVIFGLLIAVPIGLAYYFLLDL, from the exons ATGATGGAATTAGAAAGTTACATCTGCAGAGAAACTTGTGCATATTGTGCATATGAAATATCACTCGAGGAAGATTCTCTGAAAAGAG CGTTGCTGTCGATAAAATGGTGGAAACTATTTACACCAGATCAGTGTTCCGGCATCAACAAATTTGTTGCAAATTTTTCAATCCCCCTTTTATCTTTCAAGGTAATCTCATCAAACAATCCTTATAAGATGAACCTGAAACTGGTATCTGCTGATTTCCTTCAAAAGTTTCTTGCTCTCATCATACTGGCTGCAATAGCCAAAATAAGATCCAGAGGGAGCCTGAGTTGGGTGATAACGGGTCTCTCCTTGTCGACATTGCCTAATACATTGATATTAGGACTCCCACTGATAGAGGCTATGTATGGGAAAGAAGCATCAACCCTCCTGGCCCAGATAGTTGTATTACAAAGCCTTATTTGGTACAACCTTCTGTTAGTTCTTTTTGAGATTAATGCTACAGAGGAATCCATCAATGCAACATCATCTTCAGAAGTAACAG GAGCAGTGGAGAGCCCGCAAAGAGCAGAAGCAATGAATGTAGACGAGAAAGATGAAGGAATCAAAGATCTGAGGAAAAGaaacataaaaattattatCTCAACAGTAGGAAAGAAGCTCATCAGAAATCCCAATACATATGCCACCTTTGTTGGCATTATATGGGCATGCATACATTTCAG GTGGGAAGTAAAATTGcctaaaataattgaaaattcaGTTACACTATTGTCAGATGGAGGACTTGGAATGGCTATGTTCAGCTTAG GCCTATTCATGGCTTCACAACCCAGAGTGATTGCCTGTGGTACCAGAAAAGCAGTATTAGCCATGGCGATGAAGTTTCTAGTAGGCCCATTGCTCATGTCCGTGCCCTCATTAGCACTTGGATTAAGAGGAACATTACTTAAAGTTGCAATTGTGCAG GCCGCTCTCCCTCAGGGGATAGTTCCGTTTGTGTTTGCAAAGGAGTATAATCTACATCCAGCTATACTAAGCACCGG GGTTATATTTGGCTTGCTCATCGCTGTTCCAATTGGATTAGCATACTACTTCCTGCTGGATTTATAA
- the LOC121772534 gene encoding probable auxin efflux carrier component 8 isoform X2, with the protein MMELESYICRETCAYCAYEISLEEDSLKRALLSIKWWKLFTPDQCSGINKFVANFSIPLLSFKVISSNNPYKMNLKLVSADFLQKFLALIILAAIAKIRSRGSLSWVITGLSLSTLPNTLILGLPLIEAMYGKEASTLLAQIVVLQSLIWYNLLLVLFEINATEESINATSSSEVTVESPQRAEAMNVDEKDEGIKDLRKRNIKIIISTVGKKLIRNPNTYATFVGIIWACIHFRWEVKLPKIIENSVTLLSDGGLGMAMFSLGLFMASQPRVIACGTRKAVLAMAMKFLVGPLLMSVPSLALGLRGTLLKVAIVQAALPQGIVPFVFAKEYNLHPAILSTGVIFGLLIAVPIGLAYYFLLDL; encoded by the exons ATGATGGAATTAGAAAGTTACATCTGCAGAGAAACTTGTGCATATTGTGCATATGAAATATCACTCGAGGAAGATTCTCTGAAAAGAG CGTTGCTGTCGATAAAATGGTGGAAACTATTTACACCAGATCAGTGTTCCGGCATCAACAAATTTGTTGCAAATTTTTCAATCCCCCTTTTATCTTTCAAGGTAATCTCATCAAACAATCCTTATAAGATGAACCTGAAACTGGTATCTGCTGATTTCCTTCAAAAGTTTCTTGCTCTCATCATACTGGCTGCAATAGCCAAAATAAGATCCAGAGGGAGCCTGAGTTGGGTGATAACGGGTCTCTCCTTGTCGACATTGCCTAATACATTGATATTAGGACTCCCACTGATAGAGGCTATGTATGGGAAAGAAGCATCAACCCTCCTGGCCCAGATAGTTGTATTACAAAGCCTTATTTGGTACAACCTTCTGTTAGTTCTTTTTGAGATTAATGCTACAGAGGAATCCATCAATGCAACATCATCTTCAGAAGTAACAG TGGAGAGCCCGCAAAGAGCAGAAGCAATGAATGTAGACGAGAAAGATGAAGGAATCAAAGATCTGAGGAAAAGaaacataaaaattattatCTCAACAGTAGGAAAGAAGCTCATCAGAAATCCCAATACATATGCCACCTTTGTTGGCATTATATGGGCATGCATACATTTCAG GTGGGAAGTAAAATTGcctaaaataattgaaaattcaGTTACACTATTGTCAGATGGAGGACTTGGAATGGCTATGTTCAGCTTAG GCCTATTCATGGCTTCACAACCCAGAGTGATTGCCTGTGGTACCAGAAAAGCAGTATTAGCCATGGCGATGAAGTTTCTAGTAGGCCCATTGCTCATGTCCGTGCCCTCATTAGCACTTGGATTAAGAGGAACATTACTTAAAGTTGCAATTGTGCAG GCCGCTCTCCCTCAGGGGATAGTTCCGTTTGTGTTTGCAAAGGAGTATAATCTACATCCAGCTATACTAAGCACCGG GGTTATATTTGGCTTGCTCATCGCTGTTCCAATTGGATTAGCATACTACTTCCTGCTGGATTTATAA